From Mya arenaria isolate MELC-2E11 chromosome 1, ASM2691426v1, a single genomic window includes:
- the LOC128234727 gene encoding uncharacterized protein LOC128234727: protein MILNMETSTLFEDSFVDTFDVLSSSDSSIQVGWKLKAANIPLVRQFQVHYQKVASQYIQYGPLLHSNEREYEVEHLVADTYYKICLVVYTSNTTDYRECTDASTTNWQLPVSVGSSIGAVLALSVIVLIVLLSRCKVPLRYRGKKSKSSTRYDTISSMYRDDQFECSETVTHGNDDDFVSEFDDEAFYEVPLHDPTQSMRTVNPDKLAIQNGQRHCHVHPHGQANSQHRNSLGRINCSQPHHHTRQFRAYSIQADGSVCFFNQPCSPLAKDPKIPTFMRQDSKQDETISPTGYKHTPNTPFTRSMSLKEYPTTRSDITMPEQKVGSPPAQAFTFIDEIPEVFSSKTSSKSKMSSEVSATTPSRAVKRLLITDIDFDDADMSKYGASGWGPTSNATGKTIEMTSTNRMIKLPDSVLLDEHTV from the coding sequence atgatattaaatatggaAACTTCAACTTTGTTCGAAGACAGTTTCGTCGACAcatttgatgttttatcatcTTCAGACTCGTCAATTCAAGTGGGTTGGAAACTAAAAGCGGCAAATATACCTCTAGTGCGGCAATTTCAGGTGCATTATCAAAAGGTTGCAAGCCAATATATTCAATACGGACCATTGCTTCACTCAAATGAACGTGAATATGAAGTAGAACATTTAGTAGCAGACACATACTATAAAATTTGCCTCGTTGTGTACACAAGCAATACAACAGATTATCGAGAATGTACGGATGCCTCAACAACAAACTGGCAACTACCTGTTTCAGTGGGAAGCAGCATAGGGGCTGTGTTGGCCCTTTCAGTTATTGTACTTATCGTCTTGTTGTCAAGGTGCAAAGTTCCTCTTCGATACAGAGGAAAGAAATCGAAAAGCTCAACTAGATACGACACAATTTCATCGATGTACCGTGATGATCAGTTTGAGTGTAGTGAAACTGTTACACACGGCAATGACGACGACTTTGTGTCCGAATTTGACGACGAAGCATTCTATGAAGTTCCTCTTCATGATCCTACACAGTCAATGCGGACTGTGAATCCTGACAAATTAGCGATACAAAACGGCCAACGCCATTGCCATGTACATCCTCACGGCCAGGCAAACAGTCAACATAGAAATTCATTGGGACGGATAAACTGCTCACAGCCCCATCATCATACGCGACAATTTCGGGCATACTCTATACAAGCTGATGGTagtgtttgcttttttaatcaGCCATGTTCACCTTTAGCGAAAGATCCGAAAATACCGACGTTTATGAGACAGGACTCAAAACAAGACGAAACTATTTCCCCCACAGGATATAAGCATACGCCCAATACACCTTTCACACGTTCGATGTCGCTTAAAGAATATCCAACAACACGGTCAGATATTACCATGCCAGAACAAAAGGTTGGCTCACCACCCGCTCAGGCTTTTACATTCATCGACGAGATTCCAGAAgttttttcatcgaaaacatcTTCAAAGTCCAAAATGTCTTCTGAGGTATCAGCAACTACACCAAGCAGAGCTGTAAAGCGTTTGCTCATCACTGATATTGACTTTGATGATGCAGATATGAGTAAGTACGGTGCCTCGGGATGGGGTCCGACATCAAATGCTACTGGCAAGACGATAGAAATGACGTCAACGAATCGAATGATTAAATTACCCGATAGTGTTTTGCTCGATGAGCACACAGTGTAA